The Streptomyces capitiformicae genome contains the following window.
CGCGCGATGCGCGAGCAGCTGCTCGCCAAGGGCATCGCGGCAGCCGACATCCACTACGAGGTGTTCGGCCCGGACCTGTGGCTGGCCCGGTCGTAACGGGTCGACCACTCGGGCACACAGGCCAGGGGTGATCCCGTACGACCTGGATTCAGCGCACCCGGGCCTCTTCGAGCGGAGCCACCCGCACGGTCTGGCCTGCCTCGGCGGGCAGGTGGGGTGTGTGGTTGACCAGGCGGGCGGAGTTGCCGACGACGGCGATGCTGCTGGTGTTGTGCAGAAGGGCGGCGGCGACGGGGTTGAGGGAGCCGCCCGCGCCGGCGAGCAGGCCGGCGAGGTTGACGCCGATGGCGAGGCCGTAGTTCTGCCGTACGACGCGCAGGGTGTGGCGGCTGAGTTCCACGACGGCGGCGACCTGCCGGAGGTCATTGCCGGCGAGGGCGATGTCGGCGGTCTCCAGGGCGACGTGGGAGGAGTGTTCGCCCATGGCGATGCCGACGTCTGCCAGTGCGAGGGCGGGCGCGTCATTGGTGCCGTCGCCGACCATGGCCACCATGTGGCCTTCCTCCTGGAGGTCGCGGATCAGCTGGAGCTTGGCCTCGGGCAGGGCATGGGCGTGCACCTCGGCGATGTCGAGGGCGTCGGCGACGACTTGGGCGGTTTCGGGGGCGTCGCCGGTCAGCAGGATGATCCGCTGGACGCCGAGGTCGCGCAGTTGCCGTACGACCGTGCCGGCTCCGGCGCGTACCGCGTCGGACACGCCGAGCATCCCGATGAGGGCCTCGTCGTGGGCGAGGCAGATGACGGTCTCGCCCTTGCGGCGCAGCTGCTCGGTCCACTCCTGGGCCACCGGGGTGAGTTCGAGGCCGTGCCGGCGCAGCAGGGCGGGGCTGCCGACCAGGAGGCGGGTGCCGTCGAGTTCGGCGCGCATGCCCATGCCGAGGACGACTTCGCACGCCTGGTGGATGGGGATGTGGAGGTGCTGTTCCTCGGTACGGGTGACGATGGCCTGGGCCAGCGGGTGGCGGGCGTGGAGTTCACCGGAGGCGGCCAGGCTCAGGACATCGTCGGCGGTGACGTTCTCATGGAGTGCGACGACGCTGGTGACCAGCGGGCGGCCGAAGGTGAGGGTGCCGGTCTTGTCGAAGACGACGGCGGTGACCCGGCCCACGCCCTCCAGGTGTGTGCCGCCCTTGATCAGGGTGCCGTGGCGGGCGCCGTTGCCGATGGCGGCGCTGATCGCGGTGGGCGTGGCCAGGCCGGCCGCGCACGGGCAGGCGACCAGCAGCATGGTCATCGCCCGCCGGGCGTCGCGGGTGAGGGCGTACGTCCCGGTCGCCAGGGCCAGGGACACGGGGACGAAGCGGCGGGTGAAACGGGTCGCGACGGTCTGGATCGGGGCCCGGTCGGCCTGGGCTTCCTCCACACGGCTGATGATCCGCCCGACGGTGGTGTCGCTGCCGACTGACGTGGCGCGGACGGTGAGGGTGCCGGAGGTGACGAGGGTGCCGGCGTACGCCTCGGCGCCGTCCCGGGTGTAGACCGGCAGGGCCTCGCCGGTGATCGCGGCCTGGTCGACCAGCGCTTCGCCGGAGACGACGGTCCCGTCGACCGGAATCTTGTGGTGCTCGTAGACCGCGACCACGTCACCCGGTGTGACGTCGTCGAGAGCGACTTCCACCTCGACACCTTCGCGTACGAGCCAGACCCGCTCCTCTCCGATGCTGAGCAGTTCCTCGATGGCGCGGCGAGTGCGGCGCAGTGTGATCGTCTGGAGGAACTCGCCGATGTTGAGCAGCCACAGCACGGTGAGAGCGACCACGTTCTCGCGCAGCAGGAGGGAGATGACCGTC
Protein-coding sequences here:
- a CDS encoding heavy metal translocating P-type ATPase, with amino-acid sequence MAGVLVRSAAAGRVRLTVPWLRARPGCAGLVDERLADLPGFSALRIFPRTGSVVIWVKPDHLDVDRLVDALQEAPPPSVPEKRTRSVPDSSTGELARLIVGGAVLAVVAVHRLVLRRPPWVTGGRSGFLGAVTIFSGLPFFRGALRTMTGRQHPGTDTLVTAATVISLLLRENVVALTVLWLLNIGEFLQTITLRRTRRAIEELLSIGEERVWLVREGVEVEVALDDVTPGDVVAVYEHHKIPVDGTVVSGEALVDQAAITGEALPVYTRDGAEAYAGTLVTSGTLTVRATSVGSDTTVGRIISRVEEAQADRAPIQTVATRFTRRFVPVSLALATGTYALTRDARRAMTMLLVACPCAAGLATPTAISAAIGNGARHGTLIKGGTHLEGVGRVTAVVFDKTGTLTFGRPLVTSVVALHENVTADDVLSLAASGELHARHPLAQAIVTRTEEQHLHIPIHQACEVVLGMGMRAELDGTRLLVGSPALLRRHGLELTPVAQEWTEQLRRKGETVICLAHDEALIGMLGVSDAVRAGAGTVVRQLRDLGVQRIILLTGDAPETAQVVADALDIAEVHAHALPEAKLQLIRDLQEEGHMVAMVGDGTNDAPALALADVGIAMGEHSSHVALETADIALAGNDLRQVAAVVELSRHTLRVVRQNYGLAIGVNLAGLLAGAGGSLNPVAAALLHNTSSIAVVGNSARLVNHTPHLPAEAGQTVRVAPLEEARVR